The following nucleotide sequence is from Planctomycetia bacterium.
TCGGCCAGCGTCTTGATGGCCGAGGGATGGAAGGAAATGGCGACGGTGCTTTCGGCGGGATCGAACTCGACGCGGGCGACCAAGAGCGACAGCACCTGGGCCTGCTCGCGCGAACTCAGTGCGTTCCAAACGTTGTCGAAGTCGGCGAACGCCGCCGCCACGTCGGCGTGGCTGATACGCTGGCGTTCAACTTCTTCGCCCCGGTTCCGCACCAACGCCAGTTGCCCCTCTGCGCGGGCAATCCGTTCGTGGAGGTCGGCGATTCGGGCGGTCGTGGCGCTACTCGGCTCGGGGAGTGCCACGAGCCGGCGGATTTCAGCGTGGTCGCGGGCCAATTGGCGTTCGAGTTGTCCGCGCTGGGTCGTCAATTCACCAACATCGGCTTCGGTCGCGGAACATGCCTGCCGCAGCACCTCGGCGCGAAGGTCGGCATCGTGCGCGATACAACGAATCTGGTCAACGACCGTCGCCTCGATCTCGGCGGCGGGAAGCGACTTGGTGGGGCATGCGTTTCGGCCGCTCTTGATCGCCTTGACGCAGGTGTAGTAGCGGTAACGCTTCGACCCGCGACTGGTGACCGTGTGGACCATTGCGTGGTCGCAGGCTTGGCAATGCAACAGGCCTTTGAGTAGCGCCCCGTATTTGTTGATCAGGTAATTGCCGCGCCCACGCCCGTGTTGCTGCAACGTGGTCTGAACTTTGCGAAACACATCAGCATCGATGATCGCTTGGTGCTCGCCGTTGAACACGTCGGTCTTGTGTTTGATCTTCCCGATGTAGATCGGGTTGGTCAGCAGGGCGTAGACCGAGCACTTGTCGAACGGCCGCCCCCCGCGCGCGCCGCCCTTCTTGGTCGTCCAGGCCTTGTTACACCAACCACGACGGGTCAGTTCCTCAACCACCGGCAGGAGCGAACCGAGTTCCAGGTACAGGCTGTAAATCCGGCGAACCTGGGTCGCCTGCTCGGCGTTCACGACCAGTTTGGGGCTGGGGTTCGTGCGGTCGACGTCGTAGCCCAAGACGGGAACGCCGCCGGCCCATTTCCCCTTGCGGCGCTGGGCGGCGATCTTGTCGCGGATGCGTTCGCCAATGATCTCGCGCTCGAACTGGGCGAACGAAAGTAAGACGTTCAACGTCAACCGGCCCATCGAATGGGTCGTGTTGAATTGCTGCGTGACCGATACGAACGAGGCACCTTTCTTGTCGAACGTCTCCATGATGCGGGCGAAGTCGAGCAACGATCGGCTCAGCCGGTCGACCTTGTAGACCACCACGCAGTCGATCTTGCCGGCGGTGATGTCCGCCAGAAGACGATTCAGCGCCGGCCGGTCCATGCTGCCCCCGGAAAACCCGCCGTCGTCGTAGTGTTCGGGCGAGCAGACCCAGCCCTCGTTCTGTTGACTGGCAATGAAGGCTTCGCCCGACTCGCGCTGCGCGTCGAGCGAATTGAATTCGAGTTCCAGCCCCTCTTCGCTCGACTTGCGGGTATAGATGGCGCAACGCCTCGTTGGCGAGGAGGGTTTTACGGACTTCTTCATGCTTTGCCCCCCAGCTTGAAGAACAGGAAGCCGTTGACGTGGGAGCACGTGACCTCCTTGGCAATCGAGGAGAGCGAGCGATACCGCCGACCCTCGTACTCGAAGCCGTCCTCCAGGACCAGCACGCGGAGCATTTGTCCCTTGTACTTCCGTTCGATCCAACTGCCCGGCGGCGGCAATCGCGGGTCATAGTCAACGAAACCATCTGGCTGCGCGACTGCGACCCGGTTGTTCATCAATTGCCGTTCACGCGGTGGCGTCACGCGAATTTCGGCGTCGACCGCCAGTTCGCCGGCGCGTTGCAACGCACGTTCCGTCAGACCGCCTTCGTCGTTTGCCTGCAATC
It contains:
- a CDS encoding recombinase family protein, whose translation is MKKSVKPSSPTRRCAIYTRKSSEEGLELEFNSLDAQRESGEAFIASQQNEGWVCSPEHYDDGGFSGGSMDRPALNRLLADITAGKIDCVVVYKVDRLSRSLLDFARIMETFDKKGASFVSVTQQFNTTHSMGRLTLNVLLSFAQFEREIIGERIRDKIAAQRRKGKWAGGVPVLGYDVDRTNPSPKLVVNAEQATQVRRIYSLYLELGSLLPVVEELTRRGWCNKAWTTKKGGARGGRPFDKCSVYALLTNPIYIGKIKHKTDVFNGEHQAIIDADVFRKVQTTLQQHGRGRGNYLINKYGALLKGLLHCQACDHAMVHTVTSRGSKRYRYYTCVKAIKSGRNACPTKSLPAAEIEATVVDQIRCIAHDADLRAEVLRQACSATEADVGELTTQRGQLERQLARDHAEIRRLVALPEPSSATTARIADLHERIARAEGQLALVRNRGEEVERQRISHADVAAAFADFDNVWNALSSREQAQVLSLLVARVEFDPAESTVAISFHPSAIKTLAEANREDAA
- a CDS encoding DUF2924 domain-containing protein, translated to MKPETAAEIARLENLSVHELAKRYEELFDDECRSRHKRYLIRRIAWRLQANDEGGLTERALQRAGELAVDAEIRVTPPRERQLMNNRVAVAQPDGFVDYDPRLPPPGSWIERKYKGQMLRVLVLEDGFEYEGRRYRSLSSIAKEVTCSHVNGFLFFKLGGKA